A part of Terriglobus roseus genomic DNA contains:
- the manD gene encoding D-mannonate dehydratase ManD — protein MKITGARLIITSPDRNFITLRIDTDEGIYGLGDGTVNGRELAVASYLTEHVIPCLIGRDPFQTEDIWQYLYRGAYWRRGPVTMAAIAAVDVALWDIKGKALNTPVYNLLGGASRNGCMVYTHANGADIAEAVDSVQKHLAEGYIAVRAQAGVPGIASSYGVPKKGKPYEPAERGLPSESLWSTEKYLRFAPKLFDAVRNAVGEDVHLLHDVHHRLTPIQAARLGKSLEPYDLFWMEDATPAEYQEGFKIIRQHTTTPLAVGEVFNSVWDAHDLVRNQWIDYLRMTVSHGGGITSAKKTADFCDLYQVKTGYHGATDLSPVTMAAALHVGLAVHNFGIQEHMPHTALTDEVFPHAYKFENGYMHPGDAPGLGITIDEELAAKYPYQRAYLPVARLLDGTLTDW, from the coding sequence ATGAAGATCACAGGCGCACGCCTCATCATCACTTCGCCCGACCGCAACTTCATCACGCTGCGCATTGATACCGATGAAGGCATCTACGGTCTTGGCGATGGCACGGTCAACGGGCGCGAACTCGCCGTTGCCAGCTATCTGACGGAGCACGTGATTCCGTGCCTGATTGGTCGCGATCCATTTCAGACAGAGGACATCTGGCAGTATCTCTATCGCGGTGCGTACTGGCGTCGCGGGCCGGTTACGATGGCGGCGATTGCAGCGGTCGACGTGGCTCTATGGGACATCAAGGGCAAGGCGCTGAACACGCCTGTCTACAACCTGCTTGGCGGTGCGAGCCGCAATGGATGCATGGTGTACACGCATGCCAATGGTGCGGACATTGCCGAAGCCGTAGACTCCGTGCAGAAACATCTTGCGGAGGGCTACATTGCCGTCCGTGCACAGGCTGGCGTTCCAGGGATTGCTTCGAGCTATGGTGTGCCGAAGAAGGGCAAGCCATACGAACCAGCCGAACGTGGTCTGCCTTCTGAAAGTCTTTGGTCCACAGAAAAGTATCTGCGGTTTGCGCCGAAGCTTTTCGACGCAGTGCGTAACGCTGTTGGCGAAGATGTTCATCTGTTGCATGACGTGCATCATCGGCTGACACCGATTCAGGCCGCACGCCTTGGCAAATCACTGGAGCCCTACGATCTGTTCTGGATGGAAGATGCAACACCGGCGGAATATCAGGAAGGCTTCAAGATCATTCGCCAGCACACCACCACACCTCTGGCTGTGGGCGAAGTGTTCAACTCTGTGTGGGATGCGCATGATCTTGTACGCAATCAATGGATCGACTATTTGCGCATGACGGTATCGCACGGAGGCGGCATCACGTCTGCGAAGAAGACCGCCGACTTCTGCGACCTGTACCAGGTGAAGACGGGCTATCACGGTGCAACGGATCTTTCGCCCGTGACGATGGCCGCGGCGTTGCATGTTGGTTTAGCGGTTCATAACTTCGGCATCCAGGAACACATGCCGCACACCGCGCTGACAGACGAAGTGTTTCCCCATGCCTACAAGTTTGAGAATGGCTACATGCACCCCGGCGATGCGCCAGGCTTGGGCATAACCATTGATGAGGAACTCGCTGCGAAGTATCCGTACCAACGCGCGTATCTACCCGTGGCGCGGCTGCTGGATGGCACGCTAACGGATTGGTAA
- a CDS encoding barstar family protein has translation MRELLLDGANWFKPDDFYDSVFAAVGAPPWHGRNFNALIDSISTGGINAIEVPYRIVIFNAHLIGPDAQETASRFTTIIERLQEDRECPVQIEVRPRLETHRK, from the coding sequence TTGCGAGAACTTTTGCTGGATGGAGCTAACTGGTTCAAGCCAGATGATTTCTATGACTCTGTTTTCGCCGCAGTAGGCGCTCCCCCTTGGCACGGGCGAAATTTCAATGCATTGATAGACAGCATCTCAACCGGGGGGATTAATGCCATTGAAGTTCCGTATCGCATCGTTATCTTCAATGCCCATCTCATCGGACCAGATGCTCAGGAAACCGCATCACGCTTCACAACGATAATCGAGAGACTGCAAGAAGACCGAGAATGTCCTGTACAAATTGAGGTTCGTCCGCGTTTAGAAACTCACAGAAAATAG
- a CDS encoding alpha-glucuronidase family glycosyl hydrolase, with protein MARRRTASGAAMTKQFVRKTICFAALTFCSSLSAIAEDGAAAWLRYAPLTDSKLYATLPTRIVSMDNSPTGSAAAEELRRGLTSMLGRNFVVSNAGTGAIIVLSSNALLPRETYRIRRGMDGLHIEGSSAAAELYGVFHFLERVASQKPIVNETQSPAAQIRWSDEWDNMDGTVERGYAGPSIFFENGHVKQDLTRAGEYARLLASVGINGCNVNNVNANLQTLSEQNLRDFARVAEVFRPWGVKLALSVDLTSPQVVGGLDTFDPLDPKVAAWWQSKVDEIYKLIPDFAGFTVKADSEGRKGPSQYGRMPADAANVLARALKPHGGVVLYRGFVYNNHLDWNDKKADRARAGVDNFVKNDGTFESNVVIQIKEGPIDFQAREAVSPLFSALKKSNVAIELQTAQEYTGQQRHMVFLPSMWKWVLDTDLRANGKTTPVKQIVTGHTFPNADGSPRLSGFVSVTNVGSEANWLHHPMALANLYGFGKLAWNPDTPLSQITDTWTRMTWGNDPLVVGTITSMLGKSWGVYEGYTGPNGMGTLTNILGYHFGPGIESAERNGWGQWFRGEKDGIGMDRTSHGTGYAQQYAPELAAKYENPAATGDDLLLFFHHVPYDYKLHNSKTLVQSIYDTHYASALAAAEYVPQWSALKDKVDADRYAQTLKLFQFQAGHALVWRDAINNWFQRISGIADALGRVGHDKGRVEAEASQLTGFEIIDVNPWETASGGKAVNCHVATGCTLTMTAQQAAGHYNIAVNYHDMWNGVSKYELLVDGKSIATFAADDKLPPAQFDPNPDGQTATRFTAYNVALHPGAVITLHAVPDMRPELQNVMPSAEANSQLRARDYREFAPVDYIAIGPAGLITPQ; from the coding sequence GTGGCGCGCCGCAGGACCGCTTCCGGTGCAGCCATGACGAAACAGTTCGTCCGCAAAACTATCTGTTTTGCTGCTCTAACATTCTGCAGTTCACTGAGTGCCATCGCGGAAGACGGCGCCGCAGCATGGCTGCGTTATGCACCGCTCACAGATTCAAAGCTGTATGCGACATTGCCGACGCGGATTGTGTCCATGGACAATTCGCCTACGGGGAGCGCCGCTGCGGAAGAACTTCGACGCGGCCTGACATCCATGCTTGGCAGAAACTTTGTAGTTTCAAATGCTGGCACCGGAGCGATCATTGTGCTCAGCTCCAACGCCCTTCTGCCACGCGAGACTTACCGCATCAGACGTGGCATGGACGGCTTACACATTGAAGGTTCGTCGGCCGCAGCAGAACTCTATGGCGTGTTTCATTTCCTTGAACGTGTCGCGTCGCAGAAGCCCATCGTCAACGAAACACAATCGCCCGCTGCGCAGATTCGCTGGAGTGACGAGTGGGACAACATGGATGGCACGGTGGAACGCGGCTATGCGGGGCCGTCCATCTTCTTTGAGAATGGCCACGTAAAGCAGGACCTTACGCGTGCTGGCGAGTACGCTCGGCTGCTTGCCTCTGTGGGCATCAACGGATGCAATGTGAACAACGTCAACGCGAATCTGCAAACGCTGTCAGAGCAGAATCTGCGTGACTTTGCACGTGTTGCAGAGGTGTTTCGTCCGTGGGGTGTGAAGCTGGCGTTGAGTGTCGACCTCACGAGTCCGCAGGTTGTGGGTGGACTCGATACTTTCGATCCGCTTGATCCGAAGGTTGCCGCATGGTGGCAATCGAAGGTGGATGAGATTTACAAACTGATCCCCGACTTTGCAGGCTTCACGGTGAAGGCCGATAGCGAAGGGCGTAAAGGACCATCGCAATATGGACGCATGCCTGCCGATGCAGCGAATGTTCTTGCGCGTGCATTGAAGCCGCATGGCGGTGTGGTTCTGTATCGCGGCTTTGTTTACAACAACCATCTTGATTGGAACGATAAGAAGGCGGACCGCGCACGAGCGGGTGTGGACAACTTTGTGAAGAACGATGGCACGTTTGAATCGAACGTCGTCATTCAAATCAAAGAAGGTCCCATCGATTTTCAGGCGCGTGAAGCGGTGAGTCCGCTCTTCAGCGCATTGAAGAAGAGCAACGTCGCGATTGAGTTGCAGACTGCGCAGGAGTACACAGGTCAGCAGCGACACATGGTGTTTCTTCCGAGCATGTGGAAGTGGGTACTGGATACCGATCTGCGCGCGAATGGCAAAACGACGCCAGTAAAGCAGATCGTCACGGGCCATACGTTTCCCAATGCCGATGGCTCGCCACGTTTGAGTGGCTTTGTTTCGGTCACCAATGTAGGTAGTGAAGCGAACTGGCTGCATCATCCCATGGCGCTTGCCAATCTGTATGGCTTTGGCAAGCTGGCATGGAACCCCGATACGCCATTGAGCCAAATCACTGACACATGGACGCGGATGACATGGGGTAACGATCCGCTGGTGGTGGGCACCATCACGTCAATGCTGGGCAAGAGTTGGGGCGTGTACGAGGGATATACCGGCCCGAACGGTATGGGCACGCTCACCAACATTCTTGGTTATCACTTTGGCCCGGGCATTGAATCGGCTGAGCGCAATGGATGGGGACAGTGGTTCCGCGGTGAGAAGGATGGCATCGGTATGGATCGCACATCGCACGGAACCGGCTACGCGCAACAGTATGCGCCGGAGCTTGCCGCGAAGTATGAGAACCCTGCCGCCACGGGGGACGATCTGCTGCTGTTCTTTCACCATGTCCCGTACGACTACAAACTGCACAACAGCAAGACACTCGTGCAATCGATTTACGACACGCATTACGCCAGCGCATTGGCAGCAGCAGAATACGTGCCACAGTGGAGTGCGTTGAAGGACAAGGTTGATGCAGATCGATATGCACAGACATTGAAGCTGTTTCAATTTCAGGCAGGCCATGCGCTTGTGTGGCGCGATGCGATTAACAACTGGTTCCAGCGCATCTCTGGTATTGCAGATGCGCTGGGTCGCGTGGGGCATGACAAGGGCCGCGTGGAGGCAGAAGCTTCACAACTCACCGGCTTCGAAATCATTGATGTGAATCCGTGGGAGACGGCATCGGGTGGCAAGGCTGTGAACTGCCACGTAGCCACGGGCTGCACGCTTACGATGACTGCGCAGCAGGCGGCAGGCCATTACAACATTGCCGTGAACTATCACGACATGTGGAACGGTGTTTCAAAGTATGAGTTACTGGTTGACGGCAAGAGCATTGCAACCTTTGCAGCCGATGACAAGTTGCCGCCTGCGCAGTTTGATCCAAACCCCGATGGGCAAACCGCGACTCGCTTCACTGCATACAACGTGGCGCTGCATCCTGGTGCCGTCATCACACTACATGCCGTTCCAGATATGCGGCCGGAGTTGCAGAACGTGATGCCGTCTGCCGAAGCCAACAGCCAGCTCCGCGCGCGCGACTATCGTGAATTTGCGCCGGTAGACTATATCGCGATTGGCCCCGCTGGCCTGATCACACCGCAGTGA
- a CDS encoding acetylxylan esterase: MKTIRCLAALALLVTGCAVARAQAPVTFTAEQDHQNMMDQLGIKTLRPGPSGDEKAPNHANYDESKANPYPDLPDPLTLKNGKKVTTPQQWWTERRPQIVEDVEREMYGRLPKNIPGVTWRVVLTDKEFVGRTPVIAKRLVGHVDNSAYPAISVDIEATEVIPVNVKGPVPVLVMFGQSVLPSPAQPTPPELERVNEALRKLLAQQDPSLKEIFDKYPAYNPIASQAVNPFTGRAPGLPAYTADTLPATNELVAAGWGYVALSTTSIQADNGQGITRGIIGLTNHGQPRTPEQWGALRAWAWGAARVLDYLETDPSVNARQVGIEGVSRYGKAALVTMAFEPRFAMGLIGSSGEGGAKLSRRNFGEAVESLTGGEYYWMAGNFMKYGAEDGKFGRKTPGDNPVDAHDLIALAAPRLLFISYGVPEKGDAKWLDQKGSFMATVAAQPVYQLLGAKTLGVPNDYHADKVQMPPVLHGLLDGQLAWRQHDGGHTDLPNVPYFIEWADKWRAAGPLPVQP, encoded by the coding sequence GTGAAGACGATTCGTTGTCTGGCCGCACTTGCCTTGCTGGTCACCGGTTGCGCAGTTGCGCGTGCGCAGGCTCCTGTGACGTTCACCGCCGAACAGGACCATCAGAACATGATGGATCAGCTTGGCATCAAGACGCTGCGTCCCGGCCCGAGCGGTGATGAGAAAGCACCAAACCACGCGAACTACGATGAGTCGAAGGCGAATCCGTATCCCGATCTTCCTGATCCGTTGACTCTGAAGAATGGCAAGAAGGTGACCACACCGCAGCAGTGGTGGACGGAGCGGCGTCCGCAGATTGTGGAAGATGTGGAACGCGAGATGTATGGCCGTCTTCCGAAAAACATTCCCGGTGTGACGTGGCGCGTGGTGCTTACGGACAAGGAGTTTGTGGGCCGCACTCCGGTCATCGCAAAGCGGCTTGTGGGACACGTGGATAACTCTGCATATCCCGCGATCAGCGTCGACATTGAAGCGACCGAAGTGATTCCGGTAAACGTGAAAGGTCCGGTGCCGGTGCTGGTGATGTTTGGGCAAAGTGTTCTGCCATCGCCTGCGCAGCCTACTCCGCCGGAACTGGAACGTGTGAATGAAGCGTTGCGCAAACTGCTGGCGCAACAGGATCCGTCACTTAAGGAAATCTTCGACAAATATCCGGCTTACAACCCGATTGCATCGCAGGCAGTGAATCCATTCACAGGTCGTGCGCCGGGGTTGCCCGCATATACCGCAGACACACTTCCTGCGACGAATGAACTTGTTGCGGCGGGATGGGGTTATGTTGCGCTGAGTACGACGAGCATTCAGGCCGACAACGGCCAGGGCATTACGCGCGGCATCATTGGCCTTACAAATCATGGCCAACCGCGCACACCGGAGCAGTGGGGAGCGTTGCGCGCGTGGGCGTGGGGAGCGGCTCGTGTGCTGGATTATCTTGAGACCGACCCTTCGGTGAATGCAAGGCAGGTGGGCATTGAAGGTGTCTCGCGCTATGGCAAAGCCGCGCTGGTGACAATGGCGTTTGAGCCTCGCTTTGCGATGGGATTGATTGGATCATCCGGTGAGGGCGGCGCGAAACTTAGCCGTCGCAACTTTGGTGAAGCTGTCGAAAGCCTCACGGGTGGCGAGTATTACTGGATGGCTGGCAACTTCATGAAGTATGGCGCGGAGGATGGAAAGTTCGGTCGCAAGACACCGGGCGATAACCCCGTCGACGCACATGATTTGATTGCGCTCGCAGCACCACGGCTGTTGTTCATCAGCTATGGCGTGCCTGAAAAGGGCGATGCGAAGTGGTTGGATCAGAAGGGCAGCTTCATGGCCACAGTGGCTGCGCAGCCTGTGTATCAACTGCTGGGCGCAAAGACTCTTGGTGTTCCCAACGACTATCACGCAGACAAGGTACAGATGCCACCGGTGCTGCATGGACTGCTTGATGGTCAGCTTGCATGGCGACAGCATGATGGCGGCCACACTGACTTGCCGAATGTTCCGTACTTTATTGAATGGGCCGATAAGTGGCGCGCCGCAGGACCGCTTCCGGTGCAGCCATGA
- a CDS encoding Gfo/Idh/MocA family protein: MQVSRRSFLKSAAAASAAVGFPTIVPSSVFGQYAPSKRINVGAIGVGRISRGHDLPGIWQYDKANIMAVCDLDAHRVEEGKQLINGVYSKKRGGAPYNGVTGYADFHELLANKDIDAVVISTPDHQHAACAVAAVHAGKDVYMQKPASLTIAEGRYLSDVANTTGRIVQVGSQQRSWKQFRYAAELVRNGRIGDLQHVEVGLPGDPAGPEAPHMPVPDGFNYDAWLGTTPDVYYTEMRVHPQKDFDRPGWLRCEQFGAGMITGWGAHHIDSAHWGMNTEYTGPVEVWGTAEFPKSGLWNVHGKFLTHARYANGVTMDISGDFRNGIKFIGTKGWVFVTRTEQLTPTDMGKAADVKATGLEASDPAILTSVIGPDEIHLYVSEDQHGNWLDCIHTRQLNISPVEMGHRACSTCLVHQIAMHMPNEHLHWDPVNERFLNNDAANKWLSRPQRAKYAFMPQHA, translated from the coding sequence ATGCAGGTTTCTCGCCGCAGCTTTCTGAAGAGTGCCGCAGCCGCAAGTGCTGCCGTCGGCTTCCCCACGATTGTTCCCTCTTCGGTCTTTGGGCAGTACGCTCCGTCGAAGCGCATCAACGTAGGTGCGATCGGAGTGGGTCGCATCTCGCGTGGACATGATCTGCCGGGCATCTGGCAGTACGACAAGGCCAACATCATGGCGGTCTGCGACCTGGATGCGCATCGCGTGGAAGAGGGCAAGCAGCTCATCAACGGGGTGTACTCCAAGAAGCGTGGCGGCGCGCCGTACAACGGCGTTACAGGCTATGCAGACTTCCACGAACTGCTGGCGAACAAGGACATTGACGCCGTGGTGATCAGCACGCCGGATCATCAACATGCGGCCTGCGCCGTGGCTGCGGTGCATGCGGGCAAAGACGTTTACATGCAGAAGCCCGCATCGCTGACGATTGCGGAAGGGCGCTATCTTTCCGATGTTGCCAACACCACTGGACGCATTGTGCAGGTGGGTAGCCAGCAGCGTTCGTGGAAGCAGTTCCGTTATGCGGCGGAGCTGGTGCGCAATGGTCGCATCGGTGATTTGCAACATGTGGAAGTGGGCCTGCCCGGTGACCCTGCAGGACCGGAAGCGCCGCACATGCCTGTGCCCGATGGCTTCAATTACGACGCGTGGCTGGGCACTACCCCGGATGTGTATTACACGGAGATGCGTGTGCATCCGCAGAAGGATTTCGACAGGCCCGGATGGTTGCGTTGCGAACAGTTTGGCGCGGGCATGATTACAGGTTGGGGCGCGCACCACATTGACAGCGCGCACTGGGGCATGAACACGGAATACACAGGGCCTGTGGAAGTGTGGGGTACTGCAGAGTTTCCCAAGAGCGGCCTGTGGAATGTGCATGGCAAGTTCCTGACACATGCTCGCTACGCGAATGGCGTAACGATGGACATCTCCGGCGATTTCCGCAATGGCATTAAGTTCATCGGCACCAAGGGTTGGGTGTTTGTCACGCGCACTGAGCAGTTGACGCCAACCGACATGGGCAAGGCTGCAGACGTGAAGGCGACCGGACTGGAAGCGAGTGATCCCGCGATCCTCACATCGGTTATTGGGCCGGATGAGATTCATCTTTATGTGAGCGAGGACCAGCACGGCAACTGGCTGGATTGCATTCACACACGGCAGTTGAATATTTCGCCCGTCGAGATGGGGCACCGCGCGTGTTCCACATGCCTGGTGCATCAGATTGCGATGCACATGCCGAATGAGCATCTGCACTGGGATCCGGTGAACGAGCGCTTCCTGAATAACGACGCGGCGAACAAGTGGCTCTCGCGTCCGCAGCGCGCCAAATACGCATTCATGCCGCAGCACGCCTAG
- a CDS encoding APC family permease: MTPARKLKLIPLLAATYFMVSGGPYGLEDIIGFAGYGRALLLLLLLPFVWSLPTALMLGELSAAMPEEGGFYVWVRRAMGPFWGFQEAWLSLAASIFDMAIYPTIFVDYLGRVAPAMTSGHRGLALEIGVVLLSALWNLRGAKSVGDGSVFIWLLALSPFVALVVLAIYSGSHTPHAAMGAPSRIDLPAAILVAMWNYMGWDNATTIASEVEEPQRVYPRVMLLAAGMVMLTYLIPIAAVAWAGIPADRFSTGAWADAAHLLGGTALAVGVVLAGSLDSMGTFNALTLSYTRLPYAMACDGLLPSVFAKRNRNDVPWVSLIVCATCWALALKLTFERLITIDVLLWGLSLILEFAALVILRRRQPQMPRPFRVPGPTWFAVVLGCGPVGLMLFALWAARDEHVGHLPALAFALIIAACGIPLYLLASRSMLRSRQRKTS; the protein is encoded by the coding sequence ATGACTCCTGCGCGCAAACTGAAGTTGATCCCACTCCTCGCGGCCACCTATTTCATGGTTTCCGGTGGCCCATACGGGTTGGAAGACATCATCGGCTTTGCCGGTTACGGTCGCGCACTTCTGTTGCTCTTGCTGCTCCCTTTTGTGTGGAGCCTGCCCACCGCACTGATGCTGGGTGAACTGTCCGCAGCCATGCCGGAAGAGGGCGGCTTTTACGTTTGGGTTCGCCGCGCCATGGGGCCGTTCTGGGGATTTCAGGAAGCGTGGCTATCTCTTGCCGCTTCCATCTTCGACATGGCCATCTACCCGACCATCTTCGTCGATTACCTTGGCCGTGTCGCTCCAGCCATGACCAGCGGACACCGAGGCCTGGCGCTTGAGATCGGCGTCGTGCTCCTCTCGGCACTGTGGAATCTGCGCGGCGCAAAGTCGGTGGGCGATGGCTCTGTCTTCATCTGGCTGCTCGCCCTCAGCCCGTTTGTCGCACTGGTTGTTCTCGCCATTTACTCGGGATCGCACACACCGCACGCTGCCATGGGCGCGCCCTCACGCATCGATCTTCCTGCCGCGATCCTCGTGGCCATGTGGAATTACATGGGCTGGGATAACGCAACCACCATCGCCAGCGAAGTGGAAGAACCGCAGCGGGTTTATCCGCGCGTGATGTTGCTGGCCGCGGGCATGGTCATGCTCACGTATCTCATTCCCATCGCAGCGGTGGCATGGGCGGGCATTCCCGCGGATCGCTTCTCCACCGGCGCATGGGCAGATGCAGCGCATCTTCTCGGCGGCACAGCGCTTGCGGTCGGAGTGGTCCTCGCAGGGTCGCTCGACAGCATGGGCACGTTCAACGCGCTCACACTCAGCTACACACGCCTGCCGTATGCAATGGCCTGCGACGGCTTGCTCCCCAGCGTGTTTGCAAAGCGCAATCGTAACGATGTGCCATGGGTTTCGCTGATCGTATGCGCCACATGCTGGGCACTTGCGTTGAAGCTCACGTTTGAACGCCTCATCACCATCGACGTGTTGTTGTGGGGACTATCACTGATCCTGGAGTTCGCCGCGCTCGTCATCCTGCGGCGACGCCAACCGCAGATGCCGCGTCCCTTCCGCGTGCCGGGTCCCACATGGTTTGCCGTGGTCCTGGGGTGCGGTCCCGTTGGCCTGATGCTCTTCGCGCTGTGGGCCGCCCGCGATGAACACGTCGGCCATCTTCCGGCGCTGGCATTCGCACTCATCATCGCGGCCTGCGGTATCCCCTTGTACCTGCTTGCCTCGCGGAGTATGCTGCGTTCGCGTCAACGCAAAACCTCCTGA
- a CDS encoding serine hydrolase: MQQIVEGYVHENHFMGVVLVAEGDRVLLQKAYGDADLEWQTPHTLDGRFRIGSLTKQFTAASILLLMQQGRVHLDDPIRTYYPEAPAAWDQVTIRRLLNHTAGVPNFTSLPDYSSTQRLPVTPQQLIARFRDKPLDFTPGSKMKYSNSGYALLGWVIEKASGMPYREYLQKSIFTPLNMTETGYDNPATIVPKRVHGYALQDGKFSNADFIDMSLPYAAGGFYSTAGDLLKWELGLYGGKVLSAESLNMMLTPEPKQTYAFGISEHTVAGHKRYDHDGGVDGFNADMIYYPEKQLSVIALTNVEGIIADRVADALGRFVMGENVILPFERKEVSIAPSTLNEYAGTYTEADGTQDGITVEDGHLVLTSGARKRPPLSAESETRFFSRTMDLQVEFQREAGKASSLTITLGGNQTTATRH; encoded by the coding sequence ATGCAGCAGATTGTCGAAGGCTACGTTCATGAAAATCACTTCATGGGCGTGGTGCTGGTAGCAGAAGGTGATCGCGTTCTTCTGCAAAAGGCTTATGGCGATGCCGATCTGGAATGGCAAACGCCGCACACACTCGATGGCCGCTTTCGCATCGGCTCGCTTACCAAGCAGTTCACCGCCGCCAGCATTCTTCTGCTGATGCAGCAGGGCAGGGTGCATCTGGATGATCCCATCCGCACCTACTATCCCGAAGCTCCCGCAGCGTGGGACCAGGTCACCATTCGCCGATTGCTGAACCACACCGCAGGCGTGCCAAACTTCACCAGCCTCCCGGACTACTCCAGCACCCAGCGCCTTCCCGTAACACCACAACAGTTGATCGCGCGCTTCCGCGACAAGCCGTTGGACTTCACACCTGGAAGCAAGATGAAGTACAGCAACTCCGGCTACGCGCTGTTGGGATGGGTGATTGAAAAAGCCAGCGGCATGCCCTATCGCGAGTATCTGCAGAAGAGCATCTTCACACCGCTGAATATGACGGAGACCGGATACGACAACCCGGCAACCATCGTCCCCAAGCGTGTTCACGGCTACGCTCTGCAGGATGGCAAGTTCAGCAACGCCGACTTCATCGACATGAGCCTTCCCTACGCCGCGGGTGGGTTCTATTCCACCGCAGGCGATCTGCTCAAGTGGGAGCTCGGCCTTTACGGTGGCAAGGTATTGTCAGCGGAATCGCTGAACATGATGCTCACACCAGAGCCAAAGCAGACCTACGCCTTCGGCATTTCGGAACATACTGTCGCAGGCCACAAGCGCTATGACCACGATGGTGGCGTCGATGGATTCAACGCCGACATGATCTATTACCCCGAGAAGCAACTCAGCGTCATCGCCTTAACGAACGTCGAGGGCATCATCGCAGACCGCGTCGCCGATGCACTCGGTCGCTTTGTCATGGGCGAAAACGTAATTCTGCCATTCGAACGCAAAGAAGTTTCCATCGCGCCGTCTACGCTGAACGAATACGCAGGAACCTACACCGAAGCTGACGGCACACAGGATGGCATCACAGTAGAAGATGGCCACCTGGTGCTGACATCCGGTGCACGGAAGCGGCCTCCGCTCTCTGCAGAGTCGGAGACCCGCTTCTTCTCGCGCACGATGGACTTACAAGTTGAGTTCCAACGCGAGGCAGGCAAAGCCTCTTCCCTCACCATCACGCTCGGCGGCAATCAGACAACCGCCACACGACACTAA